The nucleotide window AATGACGCTATGATTTTAatgatttgatattttgctGGAAATAAATCTATGCTATGTTGATATATCATATCGTTATATTACTACACCTTGTCCTAGGCctttttcatgtacattttgtgTATAGATATGTCTATGACAAATCGATAAATACACTGACAACTATGCTTGATAGGAAATGGTGTATATTATAAGATATAGATAAGGAATGTATCAGGTTGTTTATACAGttgatgatatatacatgtgtaagtaTGGGGATAATTTCACTTGTTATACAATCGGTGATCTATAAATTTGTAAGCATGGGGATAATTTCACTTGTTATACAATCGGTGATCTATAAATCTGTAAGCATGGAGATAATTTCACCTGTTTTTTATACAATCggtgatatataaatatgtaagcATGGGGATAATTTCACCTGGGTTTTTTATACAATCGgtgatatataaatgtttaagcATGGAGATAATTTCACCTGTTTTTTATACAATCggtgatatataaatatgtaagcATGGGGATAATTTCACCTGTTTTTTTATACAATCGGTGATATTTAAATGTGTAAGCATGGGGATAATTTCATCTTTTTTGATACAATCGGTGATATATCAATGTTTAAGCATGGGGATAATTTCACCTGTTGTTTATACAATCGGTGATCTATAAATCTGTAAGCATGGCGATGATTTCACCTGGGTTTTTTTATACAATCGGGGATATATCAATGTGTAAGCATGGAGATAATTTCACCTGTTGTTTATACAATCGgtgatatataaatgtgtaaGTATGAGGATAATTTCACCTGTTATACAATCGGTGATCTATGAATGTGTAAGCATGGAGATAATTTTTCCTGTTTTTTATACAATCGGTGATTATAAATGTGTAAGCATGGGGATAATTTCACCTGTTGTTTATACAATCGgtgatatataaatgtttaagtaTGAGGATAATTTCACTTGTTATGCAATCGgtgatatataaatgtgtaaGCATGGAGATAATTTCACCTGTTGTTTATACAATCGgtgatatataaatgtgtaaGCATGAGAATAATTTCACTTGTTGTACAATCGgtgatatataaatgtgtaaGCATGAGGATAATTTCACATGTTTTTTTATACAATCGgtgatatataaatgtgtaaGCATGAGGATAATTTCACTTGCTATACAATCGgtgatatataaatgtgtaaGCATGGGGATAATTTCACTTGTTGTACAATCGgtgatatataaatgtgtaaGCATGAGGATAATTTCACATGTTTTTTTATACAATCGgtgatatataaatgtgtaaGCATGAGGATAATTTCACTTGCTATACAATCGgtgatatataaatgtgtaaGCATGGGGATAATTTCACTTGTTATGCAATCGGTGATCTATACCGGTAAATGTGTAAGCATGGGGATAATTTCACCTGTGTTTTTATACAATCAgtgatatataaatgtgtaaGCATGGGGATAATTTCGCCTGTTGTTTATACAATCAgtgatatataaatgtgtaaGTATGAGGCTAATTTCACTTGTTATACAATCGGTGATCTATAAATCTGTAAGCATGTAGATAATTTCACCTGTTTTTTATACAATCGgtgatatataaatgtgtaaGCATGAGGATAATTTCACCTGTTTTTTATACAATCGgtgatatataaatgtgtaaGCATGGGTATAATTTCACCTGTTTTTTATACAATCGgtgatatataaatgtgtaaGCATGGAGATAATTTCACCTGTATTTTATACAATCGGTGATCTATAAATGTGTAAGAATGGAGATAATTTCACCTGTTTTTTATACAATCGGTGATAGATTAATGTGTAAGCATGAGGATAATTTCACTTGTTATACAATCGGTGATCTATATATGTGTAAGCATGGAGATAATTTCACCTGTTTTTTATACAATCGGTGATCTATAAATGTGTAAGCATGGAGATAATTTCACCTGTTTTTTATACAATCGGTGATATATAAACGTGTAAGTATGGGGATAATTTCACTTGTTATACAATCGgtgatatataaatgtgtaaGCATGGGGATAATTTCACCTGTTTTTTATACAATCGGTGATATATTAATGTGTAAGCATGAGGATAATTTCACCTGTTGTTTATACAATCGGGGATATATAAATGTGTAAGCATGGGGATAATTTCACCTGTTGTTTATACAATCGGTGATCTATAAATGTGTAAGCATGGGGATAATTTCACCTGTTTTTTATACAATCGgtgatatataaatgtgtaaGCATGAGGATAATTTCACCTGTTGTTTATACAATCGGGGATATATAAATGTGTAAGCATGGGGATAATTTCACCTGTTTTTTATACAATCGgtgatatataaatgtgtaaGCATGAGGATAATTTCACCTGTTGTTTATACAATCGgtgatatataaatgtgtaaGCATGAGGATAATTTCACGTTACAATATACTGTTCCTGCTAAAAGTGATATTCTAGAATATTGATGAGAAATGCAGATCAGGAAAACTACTTTTTATCAACTTGTGAAAAGCTTTGATTAAAATGAACAGCCACTCGTTCGCCTTTCCCAAACTACATGTAACCAACTTACACCTCACAGCTTTTCTTGATCTGAAATCTATTTGTTAACTATTAAACAGAATACCTATTACTTGTGTACAAACATTTGGATGATTAACACTCGATTGACCGTGACATTTCGTAACAACCACAAGTATATgatgatgatttttaaaaatgtttaaaatgattattttatattgctgaaTATTAGTTGTTAACATGTCTGTGCCTTTTGAAATAATCAGGTTTTCAATCAATTTTAATTTCAGCTCATGCCATAGATTGTTATAAATGTTCCTCCGAAAACTTCACGGACCCATTCTGCCACGACCCTTTCCATCCTGCCTACAATAACCTGACCACGGACTGTGGGGAGGGGCGGAATGGCCGGGTGGGCCTTTTCCCAGCAAGGTTTTGCACCAAGATCATAGGTAAAAATTGTAAGTATCGTGGCGTGTAAGGAGAGGTGTCATAAACAGCGCGAGTTAGTAACCGGAAGTTTTTCTCAAATTCGAATTTCACAATGCTTGCCGAGTTTGAGAAAACCGGTTACTGACGAACACAGTTGTGTTACGGGACATGaaattacttcttttttttattttggtaaaCGTTTTTCCTTCAACTTATgcgaaattgttgaaatatacatttacatgcaatAGGCACAGATTTGtcgaaatgaaatatacagttgAAGAAATCAGAATCGCCCCTGGTGTTTCATAACAAACAAGAATAACTGAGCACGAGGGATGAGACGAAATTAATATTGGGAGAATGATAAGATGTCAAACTATTTATTTCACTGCAACTTGTCCACGCCACCTGGTTTTTAAAGTCGGACACGGATATTTGAATCGATAATCATAGCCATAGATGATATTGACTTGTACAAAAGATCCGCGATCCACGAAAACAAAATCAGCTATTAACTCCGTTCATATGATACCAAGGATAATTCAGTTACGTTCATAGGTTATCCCAGGATAATTCAGTTACGTTCATGGGTTATCCCAGAATAATTCAGTTACGTTCAGAAGTTACTCAGGATAATTCAGTTACGTTCATAGGATAACCAGAATAATTCAGTTACGTTCAGAGGTTATCCCAGAATAATTCAGTTACGTTCAGAGGTTATCCCAGAATAATTCAGTTACGTTCAGAGGTTATTCCAGGATAATTCAGTTACGTTCAGAAGTTACTCAGGATAATTCAGTTACGTTCATAGGATAACCAGGATAATTCAGTTAAGTTCACAGGTTACCCAGGATAATTCAGTTACGTTCATAGGATACCCAGGATAATTCAGTTAAGTTCACAGGTTATCCAGGATAATTCAGGGAAGTTCATATGATACCCAGGATAATTCAGTTAAATGCATAGGATACCACGGATACTTCAATTAAATTCATAAGATACCCCAGGATAATTCAATTATGTTCATAGGTTACTCAAGATAATTCAGTTACGTTCATATGATACCCAAGATAATTCAGTTACGTTCATAGGTTACCCAGGATAATTAGTTACGTCCATAGGTTACACATGATAATTCAGTTACGTTCACAGGCTACACAGGATAATTCAGTTACGTTCACAGGATACTCAGGATAATTCAGTAAAGTTCATAGGTTACCCAGGATAATTGAGTTAAGTTCATCGGTTACCCAGGATTTCGAACGCATCAAATGAAATGGATTTTGCGATGTTTATATGcgattttctattatttgatcaaGCCACAGTGTAAATGGGTCATTAATATATGAAATACACAAATAAAAAGAcattttgaaggatttcaaaTTTGAGCTAATGTTTTTGCATTGATACATCATGTGAAGATTAGTAATGGTTCTATGTCAAAATTTTGTGGTAAATAAGATTTTAACAATATGAAaacttttacaaatatttttacaaaattctataacCATTTCTGTTGGGTATTTTATGTCCTTAACTGAATAAGGGGGCGGGGCATAAAGATAACTGTCTCCTTCAAAATACGGCGAGGTAACAAAAATGTCAATCATTTGAGAACAATATCCAGTCCGTATTTGTGTAACTACACGGGAAGAAGTACCGTTTTCAATTTCCAGAGCCATTTGTTTCCGTTGCattaaatattcaacaactacaCAGATTTTAATTGATGTAACCAAGTGAAGATCGAGCCGTAACGAGAGACGATGCGCTCCCAGGACACAGATTGTAGAGTATTGATTTCTTACCAATGTAAGAAATCAACAAGCACAGGTCGTTATTACATAAATAACGATGTAAACACCAAAAGCGAGACTGTTATCTGTCTGGTCAAGTTCTTATTCATCTTATATGACATTATTGAATATTGGTGTGGCGTGTAGGATACACCTATTCGTTCGTATTTCACCTCGATTTCACCCAGTATCATGACATAGACAAGAATCGCTTAGAAACGGGTATCTTCTCCCTATTATTGATGGTTGTGCTGTCCTTCGGAAACTGTATTACTAGTCTGTGATCGGATAATATTAAGTCACTAGGAATTGAATATCCGCGCACCCAAAATTACACAACCGAATCAAAAGAAAAATGACACCGGTGCTGAATGTAATCAGATTTCTTTACCGagattggtttttatttttgaacAGATTACGCAATTGACTGAGCATCAGAGAGCGAGCCGCTTAGAAGTATCGAATTTATAGAGAAATGTCAGGATGAATTTAATTGTCTAACAGCCTGTAATGAAAACGGAAATTTCTAACGAAATTATGGGAAAAACGTTAGGAAATGTGGAAATTTGAACAGAATTCTTCATGCCAATAGATTTCCATTGTTTCTATGCATGTTTAACACGTAGCTTGTCCTCTGTATCAATCCAACCTTCTTCATGATTTTGTTTATCCATTCAGCATCAGTCAGAcccaagatatatatatatatatgaaggcTTCATAAATCTTGTCACAGATTTGATATATCAATCCAGTCTTTCAGCAACAGAGGGACTGTGCTATGTAGTATTGATTGAAGTCTCGTGAAGATAACAATAAGAAATTCTGCGGAAACGTTTTGTCTTCGTTCTATTTTAAAGTGATTCAGCATTTACAGACTCCGTCACCCCGTAGTGATTTCACCCGCATGGCATTTAAAAACGATTTAGTTCAAATGTAGAGTCGCcaaaaaacaataattttaggataattattaatttctaatTCGCCCATTCATTCAGGATGAGTGCAAAattggcaaaaaaaaaaaaaaaaaaaaaaaaaaaaaaaaagggcaGATTTTAGTATTTGAGATATTTGGCATGAATTGTTTTACTTCTAAAGTTTGATCAATAGGACCGTGAACTACACGTTCTATATCTTCTATATGTGAAGAACTGATGAGTACAATACACGTGTTTTAGACGACAAACATTTGCCTTATAATTTCGCAGATATTTTTCTCatgcaaaaaaaataaatatatatatatttctgtatgTTTAACTCTGTGATGACCTTTGGATTTCTTATTTTGACTAAATACAATAAATTTCTTGATGTTAAATACAGGACTTGTTTACGTGAAGCTcagttaactttaactgacaCTTACTTGAACATTTATTTAGCGTTAACTtgaagttaactgtcagttaaacttaactcaCTTTTGTGCAACTGGTAGCTAACCTAGATTGGTtaaccaatgtaaaaaatactaatcattcaattttatattttcagcgGTGGACGGTACCGAAAAAATCATTCGTTCATGCTCTATTGAATCTCTAGATACAATATGTGGTCCATTCAATTTAGAAAACGTATTATATTCCGGATGCATTTCCTCTTGTGCGACGGACGCCTGTAATCCCGGACGAAGACTACAAGCGGATGCCACGACCTACATCATCCCTGCAATGATTTGTACAATAATCATTATGTTTAGAATGTGAATGCAGAATTGATGTGTTCTTGTCACGACAATCCTCTGTGCCCTGCCGCTACACGGCATCTGAATTAAACCGAAATAGCGTGACGCCTTTTTTCTAATTACATGTGAAGGAagtggtttattttttttttccaatttggAAAATGCAATAACTACATATGTGTAAACattacattttcaataattatatttCTATTCATCAAAACCcaatgaagaaaacgaacagacGTTTCTGAATGATGTAATCATTCTTTATATTAGTTATAAGttgtttgaaatgttttaattacaTACTTTGTGATGAGTATAGGCAACTTGCACATGGGCGATACTAGTTACGTCATAAGTCATGTCACATGCCTGCTCGGTCAATATCCATTATGTAAACATGGCTAAAGTCACGCATGACGAATCCGTTACACACAACTTGCAGAAAATTTGCTTTTGAAGCTCCAGCAttaatcatatacaatgtatttgaattttaaaagaacaggtttatgtttacattgaaTATGTATGTTTTCAGTTTAAACAGATTAATTTCTTAGATAAATGGTtaaatgataatatttctttctgtgtatttttgtgtgtgtgtaaattaCTAAGTATAAATGATTATGATAAGCTCAACACTTTTCTCATGTTACACCAACATCAACCCTCGGCCATATCAGCCCTGCGCTAATTATAGTCCCCACCAATATCATCCCTCGGCCACTAACAGGCTTCCGCcaattataccccccccccctatcatCCCTCGGCCAATAACAGGCCTCCGCCAATATCGGCCATCGACTAATATCAGTCCTCCACCAATATCTGCCATCGACTAATATCAGTCCTCCACCAATATCTGTCATCCATTAATATCAGTCCTTTGGGTTTGGTATTTGGTTTTGAGATGGaatgtaatattgaaaaaagtgtagattctatgtacataattatcatTCTTTACACAGAacaaaaaatcagtttttcatGTAGAATGACAAAACAGGAGCATTCGCTCAATTTGTTGATAACTTTCCAAGATACAGTTTTTATTTTCGACTGAATTCTGCTTTGAGTATCGGCAGACATCATTGTTTACGTAAATAGGCATCAATTTTAGTCTGAGGTTATTAAACATCGCCTTATTGGATCAAGTATGATAAGTCCTTTTTATGTTGTCCAACGGGCTGATCAATGATATAAATTTGTAGTccatatagtta belongs to Ostrea edulis chromosome 7, xbOstEdul1.1, whole genome shotgun sequence and includes:
- the LOC125657233 gene encoding U-scoloptoxin(05)-Cw1a-like, with product MSRWQKKFIFGLFAFFQLCVAAHAIDCYKCSSENFTDPFCHDPFHPAYNNLTTDCGEGRNGRVGLFPARFCTKIIAVDGTEKIIRSCSIESLDTICGPFNLENVLYSGCISSCATDACNPGRRLQADATTYIIPAMICTIIIMFRM